GCGCTGCATCCGGACATCACCGGCTTTGCCGTGGCGGGGGGCTCGAAGCGTGGCTGGACGACCTGGACCGTCGCGGCTGTCGACCCGCGCGTGGAGCTGGCAATTCCGATCGTGATCGATGTGCTGAACCTGGAACACGCGCTGCAGCACCACTGGGACGCCTACGGCTACTGGGCGCCCGCCGTGGGCGATTACGTCACGATGGGCATCATGGACTGGCTGCACACGGATGCATTCCGCGCGATGATGGCCATCGTGGACCCGTACTCGTACGCGGAACGGTACACGATGCCCAAGTACATCATGAACGCAACCGGCGACGAGTTCTTCCTGCCCGATTCGTCGCAGTTCTATTTCGACGCACTGCCCGGCGAAAAGCATCTGCGCTATGTGCCGAACGCGGACCACGGCATGAACGCCGAAGCCGTGGCGAATCTCGAAGCGGTCTATGACGCGTGGCTGAACAACCGGCCCCGCCCGCAATTCACGTGGACGCGCCAGCCGGACGGCAGCCTGCGCGTGCAGACGGACCCGGGCGCGCCGCCGTCGCAGGTCCTGCTCTGGCAGGCCGCCAACCCCGCAGAGCGCAATTTCCGCCTCGACACCATCGGCGAGGCGTGGACGAGTTCGCCGCTCGCCGATCAGGGCGCGGGGCTTTATGTCGCGCAGGCCACGCCGCCCGCCACGGGCTGGGCCGCATTTCTGGTCGAGTTGACCTACCCGAACGGCGGCGCACAACCGTTCAAGTTCACGACGGAGGTCAGCGTCGTGCCGGACCGGCTGCCGTTCCGCAAGCCGGGCGGCTGGGGCACCATCGAGACTATTGGCGCCGGCTCGGACACGATCACGCTGGTACACCTCGGCGGCAGCCGCTACGAGATGGGCTACTGGTATGGCCGCCTGCTCGCGGACCAGGTGGCCGGCGCGCGGGCCGACATGGCCGCCTTCGGCATCCCGGACAGCGTCTACGACGCGGCGGTCGCGGCCATGTGGAAGCGCGAATACTTCGACACGGCCGCGTGGGAATCGGAACTGCGCGGCATCGCGGACGGCTGCACCGACGCGGGCCATCCGGAGATGACATACCGCGAACTGCAGCGCATGACCATGCTGCCGGACATCTCGGAGAACGGGTGCGGCCTCTACGTGCTGTGGGGCGCGGCCACCGCGGGCGGGCAGATGTATCAGTTGCGCAACCTGGACTGGACGATGGACTCCGGGCTACAGGATTACCCCGTCGTCGCCGTGTACCATCCGGAAGACGGCGCCGCCCACGCCGTCATCGGGTTTGCCGGCATGCTGGGCGCCGCGGTGGGCGGCATGAACGAGCACGGCCTCGCCGTGAGCGAGATCATGGGCCACTTCTGTGACGCCGAGACGCTGGACGGGGTTCCGTTCCCGATTCTGCTGCGCGACGTGCTCTATCACGAGCGGACGCTGCCCGACGCGCTCTCCCGCATGCAGAGCGCGGCGCGCACCAACCAGTATCACTATGCGCTGGGCGACCCGGCGGCGGCGGAGCCCAGGGGCCGCCTGCTCTTCACGAGCCACACCCGTTTCGATCAGTTTGGCGACGAATCGGTGACGGACCACCCCTGCGAAGACCCCGCCCCGTTCCATGCCGCGCTTGACGGCGTCATCTACTGGAAAAAACACAACGGCGGCGGCAATCAGAACCTCTACAACGCGATTCAGGCGCGGTACGGCAGCATCGACGCGCCCAAAGCCATCGAGATCGCCCGCGCGGACGGCGTCGACGGGACCCTCGTCAGCATCGTTTACGCCAACACGGCGCGCGAGTGCTGGATCGCCTATGCGGACGGCCCGCAGCCGGCGCACTTGCAGGAATACGTTCCGTTTACGCTTGAGACCGACCGCGATGGCGTCGGCGGTGCGGGTTACCGCGGCGCAATCGGAACCGGCGCCGAAGAAGTACCGGTCGTCGTGGTCAGCGGCACGCCGTTCCAGATGGGCTACCAGTACGGGCGGCTGATGCAGGCGGAAATCCAGGCTTTCGTGCCACAGTTCATGGCGCATGTCCAGCAGGACCCCCGTTTCACGAACGAGAATCTCGACGCGGCGTGGGCGGCGACGAATCCGCACACGGACGTCCGCCACGAACAGGAATTGCTGGGGCTGGCCGCGGGCGCGGAGATCGACTACCTCCTGCTCCGCCGCGTGCATTGCGCCACCATAATTGCCGATTACTCGTGCAGCAGCGTCGCTGCGTGGGACACGGCCACGGCGGACGGCCACCTCTATCAAACGCGCGACCTCGACTGGGACCTCGAGGCGGGCGCGCACGCGTACCCCGCGCTCGTCGTGTATATGCCGGAAGAGGGCCACGCTCACGTCAACGTCGGATTCGCCGGCATCGTGGGTTCTCACACAGGCATGAACGACGCGGGCATCGCGCTCGCCGAAATGGGCGATTCTCCCGGCAGCGAGTATCCATTCCCCATGGATGGCACGCACTTCATGCCCCTGTTCCGCAATATGCTCTACGACGCCGGCACTCTTACCGGGGCGATAGATATCCTGAAGAACGCGCCGCGCATCAAGCGTTACCATTTCGTCTTCGGCGACGGCAAAACCGAACGCGCGGGGGTCAAGATCAAGGCGCACTCGCCCGAGCCGCCACCGGGCGACCTGCTTATCTGGACAGACAACGACCCCACGGACGAGTTCGCGCCGAACGTGCTGGCCGACGTCGTCTATAACGATGAAGGGCGCGGCGCCTTCCCCACGCTCCAGGCGGAACACGGGAAACTCGATGCGGACAAGATGATGGACCTTGCGCGGCAGATCGCCACGCACGGAGCGAACGTCGTGAACGTGCTCTACGACGCGACGGACCTCGAATGCTGGGTCGCCTATGCGGACCAAGAAGCGGAGGCGTATACGCAGCCGTTTGTCCGCCTCGCGTTGGCGGAACTCGACGGCGACCACGACAACATCGGCGATCTCGTGGAAGGTCTATCAGACAGTGACGGCGACGCGCTGCCCAATTACTTGGACGATGATGCCGACGGCGACGGCATCGCCGACCTGGATGAAGGCGCGGATGACACGGATAACGACGGCACACCCGATTATCTCGATACGGACGCGGACGCGGACGGCGCGCTGGACGGCGCGGACCCGCGTCCCTACGATACGGACAATGACGGCCTGGACAACGCCGGCGACCCGGATGACGACAACGACGGCCTCTCCGACGCGGACGAGACGGGCGCGCACCATACGAATCCGCTCGCGGCGGACAGCGACGGCGACGGCGTTTCAGACGGCGACGAGGTTCGCAACGGCTATGACCCGCTGGACCCGAACAACACGCCGAGTTTCCCGGCGGCGGGCACGGCGGGCGTGGCTGGCGCGGCGAGCGCAGTCCTGTTCCTCGGGATGTGGGCCATGCACCATGCCGCACCGGCGGGCCAGTGACCGGCGCAAGAATCGCGCGCGCTTTATTTCCCCGGCTCCGAGCGACTACCATGCTTCCACGCCGGGATGAGGATCCCGGAAGTGCGCGCCGCGGCAAGCGCGCGGCCGTGCAAAGCTCAAACAGCAACCAGGATGAGGGAACGATTCGTGTCCAACGCAGCGGTTGAAGCCTATCTGAAACAGACGCCCGCGGGGCGCATCGATACCGGGGCGCTCGGCTTTGTCTGTGCATTGGCCGAAGTGGCCAAGGTGACGCCCGAGACCGCCCGCGCCGTCGTGAACGAACTCGCGGACCAGCGGCGCTACCTCAAGCTCATTGCCAGCGAGAATTACAGCAGCCTGGCCACGCAACTCGCGATGGGCAACCTGCTCACCGACAAATACGCCGAGGGTTTCGCATTCTCGCGCTTTTACGAGGGCTGCGAGAACGTCGACACCATCGAAGCCTACGCCTGCGAGCAGGCGCGCAGGCTTTTCAACGCGGAGCACGCCTATGTCCAGCCGCACAGCGGCGCGGACGCCAACATGATCGCCTATTGGGCCGTGCTCACCGCGCGCGTCGAGGCGCCCGCGCTGGATGCGCTCGATACGAAGGACCCGATGAAGCTCTCGCGCGAGGATTGGGAACGTATCCGCCGCGCGCTCGGCAGCCAGCGGCTGCTGGGCATGGACTACTACTCCGGCGGCCATCTCACGCACGGCTACCGGCGCAACCTGTCCGCGAAAATGTTCGATGCGTACAGTTACGCCGTCAACCGCGAAACGGGCCTGCTCGATTACGATGAAATCGAACGCATGGCCACGGAAATAAGGCCGCTGATCCTGCTTGCGGGCTACAGCGCCTACCCGCGCGAGATCAATTTCCGCCGCATGCGCGAAATCGCCGACAAGGTTGGCGCCGTCTTCATGGTCGACATGGCGCATTTCGCCGGGCTCGTCGCCGGCGGCGTGTTCCAGGGCGACGCGGACCCCGTCGCGCACGCGCACATCGTCACCTCGACCACGCACAAAACCCTGCGCGGCCCGCGCGGCGGCATTGTGCTGTGCAAGAAGGAATTCGCCGAGTGCGTGGACAAGGGCTGCCCCCTCGTCATCGGCGGGCCGCTCCCGCATATCCTCGCGTCGAAGGCCGTCGCGTTCACCGAGGCGAACCGGCCCGAATTCAAGGCCTACGCGCGCCAGGTCGTCGCGAATGCGCGCGCGCTCGCGAAAGCGCTCACGGACGAGGGCCTCGCGATCGCCACCGGCGGCACCGACAACCATCTCATGCTGATCGATGTCGCGCGCAGTTGCGACTTGACAGGACGCCAGGCCGCCGCCGCGCTCTACGAATGCGGCATCACCCTGAATTTCAATTCACTGCCTTACGACCCGAACGGCCCGATGATCACCAGCGGACTGCGCCTCGGCACGCCCGCCACGACCACGCTCGGCATGGGCCCGGACGAGATGCGGGAAATCGCCGCGATTATCAAGCTCGTTCTGGCGGGCACGAAAGCGAAAATCCTCGAGTCCGGCAGAAGCGCCGGCCAGCCCAGCAAGAAACTCTATGCCCTCGACGACAAGGCCCGCGCAGAAGGCCGCGCCCGCACCAAGGCGCTGCTCGACCGCTTCCCCGTTTACCCGCAACTCGACCTGGCATTGCTGCAACGGCATTTCGGGTGAACGCAGCAGGGTTGGAAGCAAAGGAGCAGATGGGAAGACTCCTCTTCACCAATCCGCACTGATTACGCAGGCCATCGGATAAAGATGTCGCTCCGGGCTCAGAGAAGATTAGCGCGGCAGCCGGCTCAGGCGCTTTTTATCCCGCGATGCCGAGGCTTTGCGCAAAACGGCGGAAGAAGTTCTCTTTCTTGGGCTCGAACTCGACCTGCTGCTGGAGCACGCGCGCGGCAAGCTGCTGCATGGCCTTCGCGGCGGGGCAGTCGGGATATGCAAGCAGGAACGGGGTGCTCTGCATGACGGCTTGCGACACGTGCGGGTCGCGGGGCACAAAGCCCAAGTAACTCAGGTTGCGGCCCAGGTACTGTTGCGCGACGTTCGCCAGTTTTGCCGCGACGGCTTTGCCCTGCGTGTCATAAGCGGCCATGTTCACGATGAGCCGGACAACCGCGTCGTCGCGGCGGTGATAAACGGTCTTGAGCATGGCGTAGGCATCGACGATGGCGGAGGGCTCGGGCGTGGTGATGAGCAGCACCTCGTCCGCCGCAAGGGTGAACCCGACGGCGTTCTGGCCGATGCCCGCCATGGTGTCGACGATGATGAAGTCGGCCTGGTCGTGCAGGTCGCGCAGGCCCTTGAGCACGTTCTGCCGCGCGCTCGTGGGCAGGTCCGCCATCTTCGCGAGGCCCGACGTGCCGGGCACGACCTGGATGCCGCCCGGCGCGCGCACCAGCACGTCGCGGATGCCGCGCTCGCCGTCGATCACGTCCTGCAGCGTGTACACCGAGTTGAAGCCCATGAGCACTTCAACGTTCGCGAGGCCCAGGTCGGCGTCGATCAGGATAACGCGCTTGCCCTGCCGCGCCAGCGCGATGGCCAGGTTGACGCTGGTGTTGGACTTGCCGACGCCGCCTTTGCCGCTCGTGACAGCCAGCACGCGCGCCACGCTGTGCGCGCGCCACACCAGTTCGCGAAGTGATTGCGCTTGATCAGCCACGGCTTTCCCTGCCTTCCATAACCAAATTGGCCACGTGGGCCGTTGAAGCCACCCGGATGTCGTCGGGCACGTTCTGCCCCACGCTGATATAGCTGAGCGGCAGGCTGGCCTCGACGAGGATGCTGAGCATGGCCCCGTACTGCCGCGTCTCGTCGATTTTCGTGAACAGCACGGAGGTCGGGTTCAGGCACTTGAAGTTCGAGACTACGCTGCGCAGATCTTCAAGGTGCGTGTTCGCGCTCATCGTGAGCACCGTCTCGTACGGCTGGACCTCCTGCAGCAGGCTCTTGAGTTCGTTGATCTGTTCCAGGTTGAACTGGCTGTTGCCCGCCGTGTCCATGAACACGAGATCAAAACGGCGCATGTCGTGCAGCGCCTCGCCCAGTTCCTTGAGATCGTTCACCACGCGCAGGGGCAGCCCGATGATGTTCGCGTAGACGCGCAATTGCTCCGGCGCGGCGATACGGTACGTGTCCGCGGTAAGCAGGGCTACGCGCGCCCGCTCGCGGACTGTGTAGAGCGCGGCAAGCTTGGCGAGGTTCGTCGTCTTGCCCACACCCGTAGGGCCGCAGAGCACGACGACACGCCGCGTGCCGGCCTCGACGGCAAGGCCGCCGGTGACGCGGACGCGCTTGCGAATCTCGAGCTTGAGCCGTTCCTCGAAGATGCGGCCGTTGCGAAGGACGCCGGGGTCGCTGTCGCGCAGTACGGCGCCGAGGAGCTGCGCGGCGACCTTGCGCGATACGCCGCGGTTCACGAGCATGCGGTAATAGGGCGCGAACTCGGTCGGAAGCCCCGCGCCGGGACTCTCGGAGTAGAGCACCTGGAGCATCTCGCGGATTTCGCGCACCTCGCGGCGCAACACTTCCGCGCTCGGCTCGTCGGTGGGTTTGCGGAACGGCACGACGGGCGACTCCGCTGGCGCGGCGGCCGGTGCGGCGGCGCTCGCCGCGGGCGCGGCTTGCGCGGGACCTGGCGGCGCGGCGACGTGCGCGGGCCGCGGCGGCGTTTCCGGCAATGACTCGAAGGCGCGCGCGGCGGGCGACAGGGTTTCCGCTCCCCCGGGCGCTTCGCCGTTCATCCGTTTCTGCGCTTCGCGCACGATCCGTTCGTAGTGTTCCATGGAAAGGCTGCGCTTCAGTTCCTCCGGCAGGCGCTGCGACGCATACTTGCGCTCGACGGCGCTGGGCCGCCGCGGCGCGGACCGCACATCCGGCGTCGGCACGGATGCCGTGATTTCGACCATGCGCTCGCCGAAGAAGCCGAACAGGCCGCCCGCATTAACGTGGCGCGTGCTGACCACAATGGCGTC
The sequence above is drawn from the Candidatus Hydrogenedentota bacterium genome and encodes:
- a CDS encoding glycine hydroxymethyltransferase, giving the protein MRERFVSNAAVEAYLKQTPAGRIDTGALGFVCALAEVAKVTPETARAVVNELADQRRYLKLIASENYSSLATQLAMGNLLTDKYAEGFAFSRFYEGCENVDTIEAYACEQARRLFNAEHAYVQPHSGADANMIAYWAVLTARVEAPALDALDTKDPMKLSREDWERIRRALGSQRLLGMDYYSGGHLTHGYRRNLSAKMFDAYSYAVNRETGLLDYDEIERMATEIRPLILLAGYSAYPREINFRRMREIADKVGAVFMVDMAHFAGLVAGGVFQGDADPVAHAHIVTSTTHKTLRGPRGGIVLCKKEFAECVDKGCPLVIGGPLPHILASKAVAFTEANRPEFKAYARQVVANARALAKALTDEGLAIATGGTDNHLMLIDVARSCDLTGRQAAAALYECGITLNFNSLPYDPNGPMITSGLRLGTPATTTLGMGPDEMREIAAIIKLVLAGTKAKILESGRSAGQPSKKLYALDDKARAEGRARTKALLDRFPVYPQLDLALLQRHFG
- a CDS encoding MinD/ParA family protein, producing the protein MADQAQSLRELVWRAHSVARVLAVTSGKGGVGKSNTSVNLAIALARQGKRVILIDADLGLANVEVLMGFNSVYTLQDVIDGERGIRDVLVRAPGGIQVVPGTSGLAKMADLPTSARQNVLKGLRDLHDQADFIIVDTMAGIGQNAVGFTLAADEVLLITTPEPSAIVDAYAMLKTVYHRRDDAVVRLIVNMAAYDTQGKAVAAKLANVAQQYLGRNLSYLGFVPRDPHVSQAVMQSTPFLLAYPDCPAAKAMQQLAARVLQQQVEFEPKKENFFRRFAQSLGIAG
- the flhF gene encoding flagellar biosynthesis protein FlhF, with translation MGQQFQKIRAKTLDEAYRVMRRQFGLDAIVVSTRHVNAGGLFGFFGERMVEITASVPTPDVRSAPRRPSAVERKYASQRLPEELKRSLSMEHYERIVREAQKRMNGEAPGGAETLSPAARAFESLPETPPRPAHVAAPPGPAQAAPAASAAAPAAAPAESPVVPFRKPTDEPSAEVLRREVREIREMLQVLYSESPGAGLPTEFAPYYRMLVNRGVSRKVAAQLLGAVLRDSDPGVLRNGRIFEERLKLEIRKRVRVTGGLAVEAGTRRVVVLCGPTGVGKTTNLAKLAALYTVRERARVALLTADTYRIAAPEQLRVYANIIGLPLRVVNDLKELGEALHDMRRFDLVFMDTAGNSQFNLEQINELKSLLQEVQPYETVLTMSANTHLEDLRSVVSNFKCLNPTSVLFTKIDETRQYGAMLSILVEASLPLSYISVGQNVPDDIRVASTAHVANLVMEGRESRG